GGCAGGTGtcatgggttacctagatttacccGTGCCCATGATGGGGCAGTCACCCCGTAGGTTCCCCACACcggaaaggaagggaaaaggggaactggaaaaaagaacagcggcagcaatctaaggaggaaaaaacttattttactaaatacgatatcagaatacaagataacacaaaataatacagtatgattgaggctaataaattgaaTAAAACAGAGtgagagagtccccgaaaactgagaggccgactgtgaactctaggcgacacggctggaacacTTCTCACTCTCCGAGAGTCcgagagagaaagagagaactccagcctgggagcgagattatatatgtcctcctcccgtgacttatctctgaccgcgacgtcctctgggatatgtagttctcctccGAGAGCTGAGTACTCGGGACGCCGCCATTCTacggaactggagcatgaatgatccatactgcacatgatgttatgatgtggaatattgacagcaacaccacaaaaccatggcagcagggcagggagtgCAGAGccagcccagggctgagccCCAACCCCACCTCCTTCACAAGCTCACAGTTGTGTCTGCTCAGTGTTCCATTAGAGCGGAGTTGGATTTGGGGTTTGCCATTGATTCTGGTGAAGTTGGTGACCTTGAAGACTTCAAAGGGTGGGATGAGGACTTCACTCTCTTTCTTAAAGTAGGACAGGTTCTTGATGGGGACACCATAGCAAGTATTCACCACAAAGATGGTGTCGTTGCCAAACTTCTTTGTGGCATTCTTCCATAGGGAGGTGGAGGTGAACTGGCCGAAGCGCACAGCCTTGCCtatttcagctgtgaaatggATGCCTCGAACACCGCGGTAGACGTTGTAGCAGTCGGGCTGTGATCTCTGCAGGGCTTGCAGCGCCTGGGTCAGGAGGAAGTGCAGCACCTTGAAGTGGTATGAATTGAGGTAGTGCTGGCGGGAGCGCCCGCCCTGACGGGTGGCTTCATTGAACTGCTGACAcatcccacctgcagcagtgTACGCCAGCACAGCGATGGCCTGATCCTGGGTCAGCTGCGGGCAGTCAGAGCGACGGCGGCAGCGCTGCTGCCATTCTGCAGATGCTTTCTTCCAGGTGGCAGCATAGATGCTGTTTGTGTCAATCTCTGTACGGTTCAACTCCGGTAGCCGAGCCTTCATCTTGTCCTCACAGCCATTGTATTGGTCATCATAGGAGTTCAGGGCCATGTCCATCCGCACCGTGATGGGGCTGAGGTCACCTTGTtgcagggtgctgctggtggccgACGTGCTGAGCAAGGTGCcggccagcagcacccagcgCAGGGCGAGGAGCTCCATGGGTGGGAGcggctgcaggggctgcagggagaagcGCAGCAGATGCATCGGGGTGAGCTACAAACCCACCCTGCACCCCCTGACACCAGAGGGAAGAAGCCCCCGTCTGCGTCCCCATCCAGGGCCGCTGGGCTCTTCCCCACCCCGCTGCCCCCAGCCTCCATCCCACGGCTGGCATTCCCTGTTACCTTCACTGTGTCTCAGGCAGGACCCACGGCgtgatgctgctgcaggacacccagagctgcctgctctcACTTTatagagcagccccagctgtgaCCCTGCGTAACTCACGTGTCATCACCTCAAAACCCACCATTGTGCCAAGTGTTTGCAGTGGCTGACAGCAGGAAACATCCACGTTCAGCCATCCCCCTCGCCTTGGTGTACATCTGGGTCCGGTCCCACGGGCTCTGAGATGAGCAgctctggctctgcagctctcgGTGCAGAGGGGCTCCCAGGCGCTGGTGCTGGACCCGatgagctgggctgggtgggATGGAGCTGATTGGCCTTCCTGGGGCTGATCGGGTGCCATGTGTTGTGTTGGGGTGAGCATTTGCTTCCAACAAGGTGTGCAATGTTCTGCCTGCAGGGACTCTGggctgtgccaggagctgcaggacacTGCGCCAGGCCATCTGCTCCAAAGGCCAAgcgggggggggtggggggcgtTGTCCCGGACCCACAGGGCgcgctgtgctgagctgtgaggTGGGGAGCTGGACctggggggctgctgctgttttgggaCAGGCTGGGCCCCGAGCAGCAGCTACTGAGTCATTTCTTTCTGCACCACAAACCTTATTTCCTTTATCGTCTTCCTTTCTCACCTATCTGTCTCTCTGACAGCCGACAAGTTCTCACACTTTAAACTATATCGATGCTGTCCACAAGCCCACAGTGGGCAGTAAGCAAACGGCAgagtggtgctgagctgctgcagggttaaaccacagcagtgcttctgctgctccatgTGCATCCCAGAGGGCTGACcagaaagcaaagaactttACACTGTGGAATCTTCAGGGAACTCGTTTCTTAGGTTGCAGTAGAAGAAGAGAAATCTACGCACCTGGTGAGAACGGAGGGAAGGAGCAACTCAGGATGGACTACAAAGAGGCTGTAAGATGTGTAGAGGAGAAATCAGAGAGGCAAAAAGCTCAGCTTAATCCTAAGGCTGGCCGTGGGGtaaacataaaacaagaaactgcttttttacAAAATACATCAAATGCTAAGAGGAGGATAAAGGAGGAATCTCCACTCTTTACTGGACGGAGGCTGGATATCACAAGATAGGAAGAAGCAGAGATTCTTGAATTGCTCTTTATGTCTGTCTTTTAAAAGTCATTCCCTCAGGTTATTCCAGGGCTCCCCACGCTCTGACTGGTAGTCTCGCTGGGGAGCCAGACTGAACCCCCTGTGattccttgaaagaaaaagcctttggCGAGCCGGTAACGACGTGTACACTCCAGGGGCACATGCGAACGCCGGCACTACGGCCCCGCACACCAAAGCATGAGGCAAAACGGGAACAAGAATCAGAATGATCGCACGAAAACGTGCAGTCGGGCACAGTGGCGCTGCCGCCAGGCGGCAAGGAAATCCACGAGAGGACATCGCAGAACCGCAGAACATAACCGAACGGAACACGGAGACGCCGCGCCGCAGACAAAGGCAGCCTCGCAAGAGCGACCCGCAAGGTGACCAGCGGCAACGCGACACAGGGAGACTATGGCAGC
The sequence above is drawn from the Coturnix japonica isolate 7356 unplaced genomic scaffold, Coturnix japonica 2.1 chrUnrandom1060, whole genome shotgun sequence genome and encodes:
- the LOC107307845 gene encoding NAD(P)(+)--arginine ADP-ribosyltransferase 1-like; its protein translation is MELLALRWVLLAGTLLSTSATSSTLQQGDLSPITVRMDMALNSYDDQYNGCEDKMKARLPELNRTEIDTNSIYAATWKKASAEWQQRCRRRSDCPQLTQDQAIAVLAYTAAGGMCQQFNEATRQGGRSRQHYLNSYHFKVLHFLLTQALQALQRSQPDCYNVYRGVRGIHFTAEIGKAVRFGQFTSTSLWKNATKKFGNDTIFVVNTCYGVPIKNLSYFKKESEVLIPPFEVFKVTNFTRINGKPQIQLRSNGTLSRHNCELVKE